From Luteitalea sp., the proteins below share one genomic window:
- a CDS encoding ATP-binding cassette domain-containing protein, which produces MPHNTSAQVVVRDLQKHYGGIQAARGVSLEVEQGETFGLLGPNGAGKTTTLECIIGLREPDEGYIEVCGVDARRRPRDAKQKIGAVLQTTALQDKITPHEALQLFGSLYRGRIEPGPLLEQFGLTGKADAAFDTLSRGQQQRLGLALAFVNKPELLFLDEPTTGLDPQSRRELHTMIARMKQDGHTVLLTTHYIDEAEQLCDRLAIIDHGRIIAEGTPRELIAHSTAATSIALETVQAIEATWLEQLSGVHDLTCEPTRARFRSTDIARTLAELMELLNARQVELAALHVQKATLEDVFLELTGTSLDNPGEPETDASPSAPSRPPRRGVPTEN; this is translated from the coding sequence CCGCGCAGGTCGTCGTCCGGGATCTCCAAAAGCATTACGGCGGGATTCAGGCCGCACGAGGAGTCAGCCTCGAGGTCGAGCAGGGCGAGACGTTCGGTCTACTGGGTCCAAACGGCGCCGGCAAGACGACGACGCTCGAGTGCATTATCGGCCTGCGAGAGCCGGACGAGGGTTACATCGAGGTCTGCGGGGTCGACGCGCGCCGGCGGCCGCGCGACGCCAAGCAGAAGATCGGTGCTGTCCTGCAGACGACGGCCCTGCAGGATAAGATCACGCCGCACGAGGCGCTGCAACTGTTTGGTTCCTTGTACCGCGGGCGCATCGAGCCAGGGCCATTGCTCGAGCAGTTCGGTCTCACAGGCAAGGCAGATGCGGCCTTCGATACGCTCTCCCGCGGCCAGCAACAGCGGCTCGGCCTGGCGCTCGCCTTCGTGAACAAACCGGAGCTCCTGTTCCTCGATGAGCCGACGACAGGTCTCGACCCACAGTCCCGGCGCGAGCTGCACACGATGATCGCGCGGATGAAGCAGGACGGCCACACGGTGCTGCTCACCACTCACTACATCGACGAAGCGGAGCAACTCTGCGACCGTCTCGCGATCATCGACCACGGTCGTATCATCGCCGAGGGCACGCCGCGAGAGCTCATTGCGCATTCGACGGCCGCAACGTCGATCGCCCTCGAAACGGTGCAGGCGATCGAGGCGACATGGCTCGAGCAGCTGTCCGGTGTCCACGATCTGACATGCGAGCCGACCCGCGCCCGCTTCCGCTCTACCGACATCGCGCGGACGCTTGCCGAGCTGATGGAGCTCCTGAACGCACGGCAAGTCGAGCTCGCGGCGCTCCACGTGCAGAAGGCGACGCTCGAGGACGTATTTCTCGAGCTCACCGGCACGAGCCTCGATAA